Proteins encoded in a region of the Anopheles ziemanni chromosome 2, idAnoZiCoDA_A2_x.2, whole genome shotgun sequence genome:
- the LOC131287857 gene encoding uncharacterized protein LOC131287857: protein MTTASDEPDPKMSRLLKLAQKFNCFYLNGLLKGDCRPFVVDGHQVGLVSQNVIEQLLKYPEVFHIRAPEHGKQNIVELNPAFRDYNTRSQQVDRILREFREQGMFVALKGWRDECYDVKSSVSGSLLKMDRSATCLFGVRNYGVEINGYVRHPTKGLCIWLQQRSDTKQTWPGKWDNMVSGGLAVGYGVHETAVKEAAEEASIPGHLIKNLVSAGCVSFFFESERGIFPNTEFVYDLELPEDFVPDNSDGEVQNFQLLPAHECLERVFEPDFKTTSCPVVIDFLIRHGIITPENEINFTQVIELLHVPLQSLYTYRTPTTPAATATNGGNGSATTPNDRQDLSGNISTNNSIENGKL, encoded by the exons atGACAACGGCAAGTGATGAGCCAGATCCAAAGATGTCCCGACTGCTGAAGCTCGCTCAGAAGTTCAATTGCTTCTATCTGAATG GTTTGCTGAAAGGCGATTGCCGGCCATTCGTCGTCGATGGGCACCAGGTCGGGCTGGTCAGCCAGAATGTGATCGAACAGCtgctcaagtatcccgaagtATTCCACATCCGCGCCCCGGAGCATGGCAAGCAG AATATTGTTGAGTTGAATCCCGCCTTCCGGGATTATAATACGCGCTCACAGCAGGTGGATCGGATACTGCGCGAGTTCCGCGAGCAAGGCATGTTTGTGGCACTGAAGGGATGGCGCGACGAGTGTTACGACGTCAAGTCCTCTGTATCCGGCTCGCTGCTCAAGATGGACCGTTCCGCCACGTGCCTGTTCGGTGTTCGCAACTACGGCGTGGAGATTAACGGCTACGTGCGCCACCCGACGAAGGGTCTCTGCAtctggctgcagcagcgtTCCGACACCAAGCAAACGTGGCCAGGCAAGTGGGACAACATGGTGAGCGGTGGGCTGGCAGTCGGGTACGGTGTGCACGAGACGGCCGTCAAGGAGGCGGCCGAGGAGGCGTCGATACCGGGTCATCTGATCAAGAACCTCGTGTCGGCCGGGTGCGTGTCGTTCTTCTTCGAAAGCGAACGGGGCATCTTCCCGAACACGGAGTTCGTGTACGATCTCGAGCTGCCGGAAGACTTTGTGCCTGACAACTCGGACGGCGAGGTGCAGAACTTTCAGCTCCTGCCCGCCCACGAATGCCTGGAGCGGGTCTTCGAGCCCGACTTCAAGACCACCAGCTGCCCGGTGGTGATCGACTTTCTTATCCGCCATGGTATTATAACGCCAGAGAATG AAATCAACTTCACTCAGGTCATTGAGCTGTTGCACGTTCCACTGCAAAGCCTTTACACGTACCGTACGCCAACCACTCCTGCTGCCACCGCTACTAATGGTGGCAACGGTTCTGCAACCACGCCGAACGACCGACAGGATCTCAGCGGCAACATCAGTACCAATAATAGTATCGAAAACGGTAAGCTCTAA
- the LOC131283734 gene encoding cysteine-rich with EGF-like domain protein 2 yields MRRSLGILTCFLLAALLPTITAGDIPKLPSLGGKKDKLKTEKLPPCKACTVLVNSFNDGIRRTERSKHDGGDAAWEEERLGSYKTSELRLVEIQERLCHDVVRGEDQCHQLAEDYETQIEEWWKNHQTTHPDLHRWLCVEQAAVCCPDGFYGPNCDPCPTCFGNGKCKGNGTRKGNGKCACDEGYGGDNCDSCSTEYYEAFRDEGKLLCSPCHKACATGGCTGAGPNACRVCRSGWLMDSARGGCVDVDECVTGAPCSRQQFCVNNEGSYSCLACDKSCDGCNGDGPDLCDKCAEGYELRDGMCTDTSNEKRTQYANFTRYLTYLGLCIATCIVLQNSTWLAALVGLAVAIYISVSEYWLNTTPQAPGTPSPRILDEILQQH; encoded by the exons ATGAGACGTTCGCTTGGAATATTGACATGCTTTCTGCTCGCGGCACTACTGCCCACCATAACGGCCGGTGACATACCGAAACTCCCTTCGCTCGGCGGCAAGAAGGACAAACTCAAGACTGAAAAGCTACCTCCGTGCAAGGCGTGCACGGTCCTGGTGAACTCGTTCAACGACGGCATCAGGCGGACTGAACGATCGAAACACGATGGTGGTGATGCGGCCTGGGAAGAAGAACGGCTCGGTAGCTACAAAACCAGCGAGCTACGGCTAGTCGAAATCCAGGAACGGCTGTGTCACGATGTGGTGCGTGGCGAGGACCAGTGCCACCAGCTGGCGGAAGACTACGAAACGCAAATCGAAGAGTGGTGGAAAAACCATCAAACTACACACCCCGATCTGCACCGGTGGCTGTGCGTGGAACAGGCGGCCGTCTGCTGCCCGGACGGTTTCTACGGCCCGAATTGTGACCCGTGCCCAACCTGCTTCGGCAACGGTAAGTGCAAGGGCAACGGTACACGCAAGGGCAATGGGAAGTGTGCCTGCGACGAGGGTTATGGCGGAGACAACTGTGATAGCTGTTCGACGGAGTACTATGAGGCGTTCCGGGATGAAGGGAAACTACTCTGTAGCCCGTGTCATAAGGCTTGCGCGACGGGAGGTTGCACTGGGGCAGGACCGAACGCGTGCCGCGTTTGTCGCAGCGGCTGGCTGATGGACAGTGCCCGTGGGGGTTGTGTGGATGTGGACGAATGCGTCACGGGTGCGCCATGCAGCAGGCAGCAGTTTTGCGTAAATAACGAAGGATCATACAGTTGTTTGG CTTGTGATAAATCATGCGATGGCTGCAACGGCGATGGTCCGGATTTGTGTGACAAATGTGCGGAAGGATATGAACTGCGCGATGGAATGTGCACAG ATACATCCAACGAAAAGCGTACCCAGTACGCCAACTTCACCCGTTACCTTACCTACCTCGGGCTGTGCATTGCCACCTGCATTGTGCTGCAAAATTCGACCTGGCTGGCCGCACTGGTGGGACTTGCCGTGGCCATCTACATCTCCGTGTCGGAGTACTGGCTCAATACGACCCCTCAGGCACCGGGCACACCGTCGCCGCGTATTTTAGACGAAATTCTTCAGCAACACTAA
- the LOC131281673 gene encoding inactive selenide, water dikinase-like protein — translation MGDYGQDPMAQLELGGNSGLVLRRPFDPTAHDLDASFRLTRFADLKGRGCKVPKEVLEKLVGALQQDYLQDPDQPYMPMSSPRIGIGLDCSVIPLRHGGLCMVQTTDFFYPIVDDPYMMGKIACANVLSDLYAMGVTECDNMLMLLAVSTKMVEKERDVVIPLMMRGFKDSALEAGTSVTGGHSVVNPWCTIGGVATTICQQNEFIVPDNAVVGDVLVLTKALGTQVAISAHQWLDQSERWNRIKLVVSEEDVRKAYHRAMDSMSRLNRVAARLMHKYNAHGATDVTGFGLLGHAQTLASHQKNEVSFVIHNLPVIAKMSAVAKACGNMFQLLQGHSAESSGGLLICLPREQAAAYCKDIEKQEGCQAWIIGIVEKGSRTARIIDKPRVIEVPAKD, via the exons ATGGGTGATTACGGCCAAGATCCGATGGCACAGCTTGAGCTTGGCGGTAATTCAGGCTTGGTGCTCAGACGCCCGTTCGATCCAACGGCACACGATTTGGATGCATCGTTTCGGTTAACCCGTTTTGCTGACCTGAAGGGTCGTGGCTGCAAGGTTCCGAAGGAGGTGCTGGAGAAGTTGGTCGGTGCATTGCAGCAGGACTACCTGCAGGACCCGGATCAACCGTACATGCCGATGTCGTCACCCCGCATCGGGATTGGGCTCGATTGCTCGGTTATTCCACTGCGGCACGGTGGTTTGTGTATGGTGCAAACGACTGACTTTTTCTACCCGATCGTCGATGACCCGTACATGATGGGGAAAATTGCTTGCGCTAACGTACTGAGCGATTTGTATGCCATGGGAGTCACCGAGTGTGACAacatgttgatgttgttggccGTCAGTACGAAgatggtggaaaaggaaagagaTGTCGTTATTCCTTTGATGATGCGTGGATTCAAG GATTCTGCTCTTGAAGCTGGTACGAGCGTAACCGGTGGCCATAGCGTAGTCAACCCGTGGTGCACCATCGGCGGAGTGGCAACGACGATCTGTCAGCAGAACGAGTTTATTGTGCCCGACAATGCGGTCGTTGGCGATGTGCTGGTGCTGACCAAAGCACTTGGAACGCAGGTCGCCATAAGTGCCCACCAGTGGCTCGATCAGTCGGAGCGATGGAACCGCATCAAGCTAGTTGTGTCCGAGGAAGACGTTCGCAAGGCTTACCACCGGGCGATGGATTCCATGTCGCGGCTTAACCGAGTAGCTGCTCGGCTGATGCACAAGTACAACGCACACGGTGCCACCGATGTCACCGGATTCGGGCTGCTCGGCCATGCGCAGACACTGGCGTCCCATCAAAAGAACGAGGTTTCGTTCGTTATTCACAACCTGCCAGTGATTGCTAAAATGTCCGCGGTTGCCAAGGCCTGTGGAAACATGTTCCAATTGCTGCAGGGACATTCGGCTGAGTCGTCCGGCGGTTTGTTGATCTGTCTACCCCGAGAGCAGGCGGCTGCCTACTGCAAAGACATCGAAAAACAGGAGGGCTGCCAGGCCTGGATTATTGGCATCGTTGAGAAAGGCAGCCGTACGGCGCGTATCATTGACAAACCGCGAGTCATCGAGGTTCCGGCCAAGGATTAA
- the LOC131282707 gene encoding ATP synthase subunit gamma, mitochondrial — MFKSIVPVLSQVPAEVCLGQQNRGMATLKAIQIRLKSVKNIQKITQSMKMVSAAKYSRAERDLKQARPYGVGAQQFYEKAEVVPKEDDNKKLFIAITSDRGLCGAVHTGVARYIRGELAKDANIKVICVGDKSRAILSRLYGKNIEMVANEVGRLPPTFLDAAKLCNAILNLGYEYTDGKIIYNKFKSVVSYSVSDIPIFSLKSVESAEKLPVYDSLDSEVVQSYLEFSLASLLFYTMKEGACSEQSSRMTAMDNASKNAGEMIDKLTLTFNRTRQAVITRELIEIISGASALETKD; from the exons ATGTTCAAGTCCATCGTCCCGGTGCTATCTCAGGTGCCAGCTGAGGTATGCCTCGGTCAACAGAACCGTGGTATGGCCACGCTGAAGGCCATTCAGATTCGGTTGAAGTCGGTCAAGAACATCCAGAAGATCACGCAGTCCATGAAAATGGTGTCTGCTGCCAA GTATTCCCGTGCTGAGCGTGATCTGAAGCAGGCCAGACCCTATGGTGTCGGCGCTCAGCAGTTCTACGAGAAGGCAGAGGTGGTCCCGAAGGAGGACGACAACAAGAAGCTGTTCATTGCCATCACGTCCGATCGTGGTCTGTGTGGAGCAGTCCATACCGGTGTTGCCCGTTATATCCGTGGTGAACTGGCCAAGGATGCAAACATCAAGGTGATCTGCGTCGGTGACAAGTCGCGCGCCATCCTGTCGCGTCTGTATGGCAAAAACATCGAAATGGTCGCCAACGAGGTTGGCCGCCTGCCGCCGACCTTCCTGGACGCGGCCAAGCTGTGCAACGCCATCCTGAACCTCGGCTACGAGTACACCGATGGTAAAATCATCTACAACAAGTTCAAGTCGGTCGTCTCGTACTCGGTATCCGACattccgatcttctcgctgaaGTCGGTCGAATCGGCGGAAAAGCTGCCGGTGTACGATTCGCTCGACTCCGAGGTCGTCCAGAGCTACCTGGAGTTTTCGCTCGCGTCGCTGCTGTTCTACACCATGAAGGAGGGCGCTTGCTCGGAGCAGTCGTCCCGCATGACGGCCATGGACAACGCGTCGAAGAACGCCGGTGAGATGATTGACAAGCTGACGCTGACCTTCAACCGCACCAGACAGGCCGTGATTACGCGCGAGCTGATTGAAATTATTTCCGGTGCGTCGGCTCTGGAGACCAAGGACTAA
- the LOC131293098 gene encoding uncharacterized protein LOC131293098 has translation MAMDEIKYIIKAMVTSYAGRALTVAQLNKDYKEHEGQYIPYKMLGFQGLDQMLSKMSDAVQLRGRGDNALVLPVGSGKSQHIRNMIVQQKSSGRKPSKNNARNRSTAYRSTYNKAYINPRPVYPPAMDDSSTSSEEMYREEPINRSPTNLEAYPWPVYPPPMDDSCTSSEEMYREEPINRSPIDLEECTDNEYSDGQIVERVITDPEEDPSTPIPSATPMTLADKFSEPEVPSTLVPESIQRARVIKVHSPNEIHVQLMCHLEMLAQVADDLELMYGELDVDSEWQLDLESAKVGLYCIAKYEKFWYRVAIAGPVIDAFVEVFLIDYEHKCKVAIRDVKRMRKQDSLLPPQYVRVSLANVKPLDEKWTDKAIHYLENALYKKELYMFYKDSTDKNILNVVLIDATVLSDNIINKEIVYGSPTDAVVEAVVIPSLAHIHDMIQRQRPTRPRNIKGRRKLNCPENVQYNAPANTRQSGVKQHINMMNPMPAPVPRENKRPASGKWAVPESVKSIVPGYAKSVVPQRTIVKQVPKQENNQAYLGGAICDHTNHKTVAPRTNCGSEKDWINMLPLPPNVMNLSSNMLVKDLSTFATRGSTGVPESTKSVVPERTIVKQVPKQENNQPYLGRATCDHTNETVAPRTNGGSEKDWINMLSLPPNVMNLSSNIPEPDLSTFAARGSLIMLYVLNVFNPNRIWVRCSFHMAMFKKLQEELDQEYNTSQHYDRSSYLTKDTAQRGLYCAAQWEGSWYRAKIVGPLMGESVKLNLIDLGRIETVNISELRYLASIFSKPEVLVVRASLAYLVPRKHFWRRADSDHLQKMLLKSELFCATIVNFDEMNNAIEIVLKDGKLTHVNQAFASDVQATWIGKDPLPDDHDAYRSRPQLNKTTFNERYPTFYCIEIGHLPTMDEIRRALARNFDFEEFYTKIPHNPQVNIPQQFKLTHERIAEILNSANKNKKQAVQRDEGRTNPFPPAAQI, from the exons ATGGCCATGGACGAGATAAAATACATAATAAAAGCAATGGTGACTTCCTACGCCGGGAGAGCTCTGACGGTGGCCCAACTGAATAAGGATTACAAGGAACATGAAGGCCAGTATATACCATACAAGATGCTTGGCTTCCAGGGGCTCGACCAAATGCTCTCAAAAATGTCGGATGCCGTACAG CTTCGTGGCCGCGGTGACAATGCCTTGGTGCTACCCGTTGGTTCAGGGAAATCACAACACATAAGGAACATGATAGTGCAGCAAAAAAGCAGCGGTCGAAAACCCTCAAAAAATAATGCGCGAAACAGAAGCACTGCATACCGCTCAACGTATAACAAAGCTTACATTAACCCTCGGCCCGTGTATCCACCTGCAATGGACGATAGCTCTACGAGCTCGGAAGAAATGTACAGGGAGGAACCAATTAATAGAAGTCCGACAAATCTTGAGGCTTACCCTTGGCCCGTGTATCCACCTCCAATGGACGATAGCTGTACGAGCTCGGAAGAAATGTACAGGGAGGAACCAATTAATAGAAGTCCGATCGATCTTGAGGAATGCACCGATAACGAATACAGTGATGGGCAGATCGTTGAAAGGGTGATAACCGATCCGGAGGAGGACCCGTCTACACCGATCCCGTCTGCAACACCAATGACCCTTGCCGACAAATTTTCCGAGCCAGAAGTGCCATCTACATTAGTCCCCGAAAGCATCCAAAGAGCAAGGGTGATAAAAGTGCATTCGCCAAATGAAATTCATGTTCAACTGATGTGCCACTTAGAAATGTTAGCACAAGTTGCTGATGATTTGGAACTCATGTACGGGGAGTTGGATGTAGATTCCGAATGGCAACTGGATTTAGAATCGGCCAAGGTGGGACTGTATTGCATCGCGAAATACGAAAAGTTTTGGTATCGCGTAGCGATCGCTGGTCCGGTTATTGATGCTTTTGTTGAAGTATTTTTGATTGACTATGAGCACAAGTGTAAAGTCGCGATACGCGATGTAAAGCGTATGAGAAAACAAGATTCCCTTTTACCGCCCCAGTATGTTCGAGTATCGTTAGCTAATGTTAAACCACTGGACGAAAAATGGACGGATAAAGCGATACATTACCTTGAAAACGCCCTGTATAAAAAAGAACTATACATGTTTTACAAAGACTCCACGGATAAG AATATCCTGAATGTGGTTTTGATCGATGCAACCGTATTATCGGACAACATAATAAACAAGGAGATA GTATATGGGAGTCCGACTGATGCGGTTGTTGAGGCTGTTGTAATTCCGTCACTGGCACACATCCACGACATGATTCAAAGGCAGCGCCCCACTAGACCCCGGAACATTAAAGGACGTAGAAAGCTAAATTGCCCGGAAAATGTACAATATAATGCACCAGCTAATACGCGCCAGTCGGGTGTTAAACAGCACATAAACATGATGAACCCGATGCCTGCACCAGTaccgagggaaaataaaagaccGGCGAGTGGCAAGTGGGCTGTACCGGAGAGTGTAAAGTCGATTGTACCAGGTTATGCAAAGTCGGTTGTACCGCAAAGGACAATTGTCAAGCAAGTCCCTAAGCAGGAGAATAATCAGGCATATTTAGGAGGTGCTATCTGCGATCATACTAATCATAAAACAGTTGCTCCGAGGACAAATTGTGGTAGCGAAAAGGATTGGATTAATATGCTACCACTGCCGCCCAACGTAATGAATTTGAGTAGTAACATGCTAGTGAAAGATTTGAGCACTTTTGCCACTCGTGGTAGTACCGGAGTACCAGAGAGTACAAAGTCGGTTGTACCGGAAAGGACAATTGTCAAACAAGTCCCTAAGCAGGAGAATAACCAACCATATTTAGGACGTGCTACCTGCGATCATACTAATGAAACAGTTGCTCCGAGGACAAATGGTGGTAGCGAGAAGGATTGGATTAATATGCTATCACTGCCGCCCAACGTCATGAATTTGAGTAGTAACATTCCAGAGCCAGATTTGAGCACTTTTGCCGCTCGTGGTAGTCTGATAATGCTGTATGTTTTGAACGTATTCAACCCTAACCGCATATGGGTGCGATGTTCGTTTCATATGGCAATGTTTAAGAAATTGCAGGAAGAATTGGATCAGGAGTATAATACTTCACAACACTATGACCGATCATCCTATTTGACTAAGGATACAGCTCAGCGTGGATTGTATTGTGCAGCTCAGTGGGAAGGTTCATGGTACCGGGCCAAAATCGTTGGCCCACTCATGGGGGAGAGTGTGAAGCTGAATTTGATCGATCTAGGACGGATTGAAACGGTAAATATCAGCGAGCTTAGATATTTGGCATCCATTTTTAGCAAGCCCGAAGTGCTGGTAGTTCGGGCATCGCTGGCGTACCTAGTTCCACGGAAGCACTTTTGGCGCAGAGCAGACTCCGATCATTTGCAAAAGATGCTACTTAAATCTGAGCTGTTTTGTGCAACCATAGTTAACTTCGATGAGATG AACAATGCTATAGAAATAGTTCTCAAAGATGGAAAATTGACACATGTGAATCAAGCTTTCGCGTCGGACGTGCAAGCAACATGGATTGGAAAGGATCCATTGCCAGACGAT CATGATGCCTACAGAAGTCGGCCacaattaaacaaaactaccTTCAATGAACGATATCCAAC ATTCTACTGTATCGAGATCGGGCACCTACCTACGATGGATGAAATAAGACGGGCACTGGCGCGTAATTTCGATTTTGAGGAGTTTTACACAAAAATCCCTCACAACCCGCAGGTCAATATTCCGCAGCAGTTCAAGTTGACACATGAACGAATTGCAGAAATTCTGAATTCGGCCaacaagaataaaaaacaagcagTCCAGCGCGACGAAGGACGAACCAATCCTTTTCCGCCGGCAGCACAG ATATAg
- the LOC131282949 gene encoding splicing regulator SDE2: MFAFIHGSALLQLNVTSDASHEIPQAIENWTGLKVTEYYLTQNGRPVASSFRSLLADVPLRINERLVGGKGGFGSMLRAIGAQIEKTTNREACRDLSGRRLRDINEEKRLKAYLEKQQDASEDERVKIQKKIEKLLSKPKHEFEDKEYEHQRSELIVETDEALQEGLQKVAQLEQDVPPAVDGPEPEVAGKRKRPNLTAIKAKKKKTTLWLGNDDLSSSSETESDSGEDSAASSETKMLSNDAVEQKRTEAVVV; encoded by the exons ATGTTTGCCTTCATACACGGTAGTGCATTGTTACAACTGAACGTCACTAGTGATGCTTCACACGAAATCCCACAAGCTATAGAAAACTGGACG GGCCTAAAGGTGACCGAATATTACCTTACCCAAAATGGGCGTCCAGTTGCTTCCAGTTTCCGCAGTTTGCTTGCTGACGTCCCTTTGCGAATCAATGAAAGATTGGTCGGAGGAAAAGGAGGTTTTGGCTCGATGCTGCGAGCGATTGGTGCCCAGATCGAGAAAACTACCAATCGCGAGGCGTGTCGCGATCTCAGCGGACGCCGTCTGCGAGACATTAATGAAGAAAAACGGCTCAAGGCGTATTTGGAGAAGCAACAAGATGCGTCGGAAGACGAACGTgtgaaaatacaaaagaaaatcgaaaagttACTCTCCAAACCGAAGCATGAGTTCGAGGACAAGGAATACGAACATCAGCGAAGCGAATTGATTGTAGAGACCGATGAAGCTTTGCAGGAGGGGCTACAAAAGGTGGCTCAACTGGAGCAAGATGTCCCACCCGCGGTCGACGGTCCAGAGCCAGAGGTGGCAGGAAAGCGGAAGCGGCCGAACTTGACCGCAATCaaggcgaagaaaaagaagaccaCTCTTTGGCTTGGAAATGACGACTTGAGTTCTTCCAGCGAGACAGAAAGTGATTCCGGAGAAGACAGCGCAGCCTCCAGCGAAACTAAAATGTTGTCTAATGATGCTgtcgaacaaaaaagaacagaaGCCGTGGTTGTCTGA